AGTGTCACCTCTTTCCCGGCCCGTTTTAGCGCCTGCACAGCCTCGTCGTGGGTCGCGTCCCGCAGGTTCACGCCGTTCACGGACAGGATGGCATCCCCGACATACAGAGCCTGGGTCTGGTCCGCTGCGAGCCCCTGGAATATCTTACTGATGAGGATAGGCATTTTATTCTCCTTCCCACCTTTGATGCTGATCCCAAGTCCCCCGATCTCCTGCTTGGTCACCTTAACGCACCGTTTTCTGTTGGCGATCGCCTCGGGCACTCGCTCCGGGAGGTCCGTGAACGCGGTGCGCACAGTTTGGGGGCCGTTGTTGGAGTTGGTGTTATTGTTGTCAAGGTAAGATCCGTTGGTAACGCCGTTGGAGTTGACATTGTCGTTCACGTTGTCGTTAACGCAGCTTTCCTCGCAACTTAACGTGAGCGCTTCCTCGTTCAAGATGACCAAAACTTTGTGCCACCGCTCCCGCACCAAAACCTCCACAAATCCACTTTTTTGCACTCCGGAGGCACCTGAAACTCCAGTCGCTATTACCACCGCCATCTTTggagcatttctttaaaattaCATGTGGTTATGTCCCCAGCACGCTCTCACACATCAACTTCCACTCTGTCTCCCTCACACTCAGACTGAACTTCGCCCCTCTCAAGTTTTCTGCGGGACTTGTCAAGCGTCCCGACCAACCAGCCCGAGCCCTTTCGGCGCAAGCAGCTCCCCGCTCCGCCTGCCAGGGATCCTATCTGCTGGGTGGAGTTTGCTCCCGCCGCCGTCAGCCGATCCCATCTCCAGACCCTATACACTTAATGTGTTCATCATTTCCCCTGAACGTTGAGACGTGACAAGTGATGCATAGTTAAACCACAATGAACACATTCACAAAATCTATTAATGTATTAATTGTACTCGTAGGTTAATAATATTACAATGATGCAAAAACCCTATTGTGATGTTAAAATATATAGACATTTAAAAGCAATTAACGTCTATTTCGTGAATGAAACCATAATTGGGTTTTGTGAGTCATTAGGCCGCGTGGTGCtgaagaagtgacaaaaaactggaCATTTTCATTATGGTAGCTGTTTTTAACATGCCTTTATTAAACAGACGCATCTTAAATGTGATTAGAACCGAGTTTCTAGTCTTCCAATTCCCAGTGAGACCCATGCACTCTGCTGAACACGTTCACGTTGCAGACGTGAGACCGGTTACGCGCGTACAGGAATGCGCCTACCCTGTTTTGATGTCTCAAAGAGATAGCGAGCGTTTTGTTAGGAAGCTCTGACATGGAGAGCCCTCCTCTGAGCTTTCCAACGCCATCATTATTATTCTAAAGGTTCTTCACATGCCAGCTGTCAATCCTGCAGGCTCGTGAGAGTTCAGATGAGTGAACTCATGGTGCAACTCGTGTCAGGTTATCTCTACAATCAATGCATGGCGCCTGTTGTTTGACGATGAGCAGGGTCCGAGCCCTGTGAGTGACTGGCAGGGATGCAGAAGAGGAGATGGAGACAAAAGCCATGATGCAGCTTCAGTCAGCAGCTTCAGACATGATTATATCAGGGGGAAACAACCAAAGAGCTGCTGGGACTTCAATGAGGACTTTAAGTGCATAGAAGTTACAGTTTTTTTGGATGTAACAACACTTAAATCCATAAGTATGCATTTTCTTTAAACAGCTGTCATAGCTATTAGCAATGCAGCCACGACACCTACTGGTGGCATTTTAAATTAACGTCTGTGAGGTTAAACGTGTCAGTAAAATCACTGGGAACCCTCTATTATTGTGTTATTTGATCCATTTTGCTGTGGGTGTTATTTTTGATACACAGACAAATGTCCTGCCTTGGTGCAATAAAGATTATTCTATTATATTCTAGAAATGCAGAACTAAGCCATCTTGTATCTTGAAATTTGAAAATTATAGGCCATTAACACAAACTGACCGTCTTAACTTATTTCCCCCaaacattgttatttatttaaatgcacAATAATGTTCcatatactgtctttttttttttttataaagatgcTCAGGTTAAAGTATTAAATCGAACATTCGTACTTCACAAGTTTGAATTAAATGGATATGTTAAATAGTGCCTTTTCAAGAAGCTTTGAGTCacctcttatttatttatttatttatatatatatatatatatatatatatatatatatatatatatatatattacatgcatggacattattaaaaaaaaagaaactgaattTCTATTTTTGGAAGTCCAACATACATTATGGATGAGGCATGAGAAACCAAGATGTGTATGTAGATGTATGTGCACATATGAATACTATGAGAAATAAGGGCATGATCTAATGATTTAATATTACATATTTCAGTGTCTATGTCATCATTATTCAAATTGTGTAGTCACTGGAATGTTTAGTGCAGGCAGGCTGTATAAAGGAGCCAAGCTTCCTTACTTGCTCGCCTTCTGAACTACATATATCATTGTACTGAGCCGCACCAAAGAGGGGTTTATTTTGAGAAAGAGACTAAAATAGAAATACTAAGAAACATTTGGCTTAATGAGGTGTATAAGCTACACTTGATTTTTACTATTATATGGAAATGAGCTATCAGAGGAAATGTACATTCTTTGTTGTGGTAATGAccttcaaaacaaataaacaaacaaacacacagataactCAATCTTATTAAAGGTGATGCTATTTAAAGGTTgttaattaatcttttttttaatcctcggTCAGATTTATTTTTGCATACTTCCCTAATAGTTTAACATCTTTTGCAGGCCTCACACTTTTCAATATAATGTTAAATTATGTTGTTACTAAAATACTTATGTGATTTATTACTATCAAACTAAAACAAAGATAATCCAAGAGgtgttacttttttatttttgattaaatgaatatatttttaCAGGAATGCTGATTACAAGAACgtcaaaaaaacacactttacaCAAGAAACTATAGGTGGTTAAATGTTATAGAATTCAAGTAAGAAGTGACTGAAATACAATGCATAGCATCAGCTTCATAATCCATATTAGGCAAATGCATGGCcaaagtaatcagattacattatTGATTCATCAAGTGAAATTTGGAGTTCAATTTGCAGACACATCCATGTCTCTTTCCACTCTATCTTAAAGTGAAACCAGAAACTAAACAGCAGTTTTACAGAATAGAATATTTGTGGAgtgattcatttcattttcgTGGCACAGACGTTTCACTCCTTTCATGTTAACTCTTTAAAAGCGGAGACTAATAATTTCCCACAAGATGACTTGATTCAGAGACAGATCTCCTTTTAGAGTTGAGTTTGAGTTGAGCACAGATGCTCGTTGTGGTTTGAGTTGTTGTTACTTTGGTTGAGTGGATCTGTTATTACATTGACACCAAAAACTTACGGTGACACCAGAAATAAAGCGTTCTTTATTGGTTTCATTAGCAGAAATGATGCTCAAAATCATATTCCAGTTCATGTCATAAGGGGTTAATGTCATGCAGGAAGAGCAGATGGGTGGAGTATGAGCCAGGGTAGGAGGAGCACTATTGCATCATTTATAGAGAAATGAAACTTAACTGGTAAACACAGATAAGTTTGCCCATTTGCATACAAAGACAGAcaacagcagagcagagcatcCAAGAAGGTGAAGTTCAACTTCTCTGTTAAATACTTGATAATATTCTGATATTGTAGAGTATTTTTTAGCTATACGTGTAATGAACTTTGCACCTTTTGTTGACAAAATGGCTCACACCAGTAGCACTTAGGAGTCAAAAAAGGATGGTTCTTAGCTTTCAAACCTTCTCTCCTCTAGATATGGCCACGGCCTGCAGTTTCCTGTCTGAAGATCAGTTCCAGTGCTCCATCTGTCTGGATGTTTTCACCGAGCCTGTTTCAGTTCCATGTGGACACAACTTCTGCAAGGCCTGTCTCACCAGGCACTGGGAGGGCAAAGAGCAGTGTCAGTGTCCACTGTGCAATGCGAAGTTCAACAAAGGGCTCAAACTTTGTGTCAACACTGTATTCAGGGAGGTGGTGGAGAATTTCAAGGAACACAATGTGATAGCTAACAATTATTCCCCAGTCAAACCAGGACAGGTGCCATGTGACTGCTGCCTTGGAAACAAGTTCAAAGCCTCTAAAACCTGTTTGGTTTGCTTGGCCTCTTATTGTGAAACACACCTAGAGCCTCATCTGAGAGTTCCAGCtttaaagagacacaaactgacTAATCCTGTGCATAACCTGGAGGACCAAATATGCAAGAAACACAACAGGATGTTGGAGCTCTTCTGCAGGAATGACCaggcatgtgtttgtgtcctgtgtaCAGAACATAGCTCTCATGATATGGTCCCTTTAGAGGAAGCATATGTCAACAAGAGGGTTCAGATGGGGAAGAAAAAGGCAGAAGTGCAGGAAATGAAACGTAAGCGTGGAAAGAGGGCTCAGAAGACAAAAGTGGCAGTGCAGACCAAGAGAAAAGGCAAACATGAAGTGATGGCAAACAATGTAGGCATGAATCAAATGCAAGCGTCTCTCATTTGGTGGATTCCACACCAATTCAACAGACATAGCTATTATCCAGGAAACAGGGACTTTTCTGAAGGAAGATTTTACCGTGAGGTTCAGGCCGAAGGGAACACCGGCTTGGATATAGAAGAGTCGATGCGTGGGATGAGGACATTTATACTTAACCCCAGGAATGAAAACTGGGTCATAAGGTTAGGAACTGACACCAACTGCAGTGCTCTACATGAGGTCCCAGTCCACCTCTTCTTGATTAGGAAACCTGAGAGAGTTGTTGTGTTTGTAGACTATGACGCTGGATTGGTGTGCTTTGTTGATGCAGACACTGGGTTCCTGGTCTACTCTTTGACTGGCTGCAAATTCAATGAGAGCATGTACCTATTCTACAGCCCCAGTCctacaaagaaaaacagctgGGCTAAGAGGCTACAAATGGGGGTTCAGAAGATAAAAGAATGGTCACAACTTCCAGATACCAAATTCTGCTTGCTTTGTATTGTCTTTGTATTAGTTGTTTGTATTAGTATTGCATTATCAGAACATGTTTTAAATCATgaaaagaaatagaaacatGTTTCTAACACTTTCTCTGTGGTGAATGCACTTGCAGAGGCAGGGAGAGTTAAAACCAGCATCTTCTTTCTCTTACTTAACCATGTGTAACAAAATGATTAAGGTTCACATACAGTGAGTCTGTAAATCACAATGAAATTGTAAATAGGACTTTGTATGCTTGTTTTGTTATTTGGTGTTCAATTATCAGTATTTAACATACACAATTAATTTACATAAAGTTTACATCTCTGTGAAACATGATGGTAGCATCATTTCTATAATGAATCAACCACTCTAAACATGTAGTGTATGCACAGTACCTCAGTATCAGTGTGTGTACTCCACACAAAGTGTTGAATGGAGTGTGATTTCACATTCATGATCACTGTAATGAAGATGGTGACAGAGACTTTATTCAAATACACCACTAGAGGGAGCAATCTACCTACCGTTCATACAAACAGCAGCGCTCACTTCTTATTCAATTCCTATAGAGATTAATCTTTTTTCttgtttatgactaaatacctgcaaattaaaaacatggtaaacattaaacatcaaTATGTGGGCATTGTGTAGTCAGGTAGCTTACAGCCTCACAGAAGTTTTCCATATCAGCATGATAGATACAGACTGacagatgagagaaaaaaatacactgtcgtcaaaccaagccagtctgTTTAGTCTGTTGTTCTTCGACAACCATACTGTTTGAGCAGTACTGAATCAAGACTTAAGAAGGTGAAGGTCCACCACTCATTGATACACTTCATAAAGTTTAACTAACAAAAGCATTCCAGTTTGAATGACAAATGtcagtgcatgcattgtttcattttgtattagtacattatattattataacatttccctcaaaaccacaaatgtggagctcatggtggcactagagggaaaatcagaggatcaccaaagccATTAGGATTCATCAACGGACGACCATCAATATCTACTGTATCCAAAATTCTATATCTAATAGTTGTTTAGATATGacagtacaaacaaacaaacaaacagacagacagacagattttgCCATCCCCAGAGCCATGTCACTAGAATGGCTAATGAAAACAGACTAACAACAAATAACTCTTTTTGGTCCGtcttttcatgtatttattgtttagctTGCTCTCACTGTGTATAAAGAGAACACAACACCACACATAGCTACAACCAGATGTGTAGAACACAGTGTCAGTCCCCCACTGATCCAAGCTACTGATGAACCAAAGTTCCCACATGTGTAGCTATTTTAGGAAGCAGTAGCAATCCCACAGGAGATAACAGGGTTTTCCACTGTGACCTTCCATTTGGGGTTCAGAGAGAGAGTTCAAAGGGTCACCACCCACTGTCATTGGGGCTCGGGGAGTTTGGTAACTTCTGGGTCCCATATGATAACATCAACATCCTGGACTGTTAAAGGGGAATCCACAGGAAGCAGTTTACACCAAATGCAAAAAGATGTGCATTTGGGAAAGGGAAAGAGAATATATGGTACTATGT
This sequence is a window from Sander vitreus isolate 19-12246 chromosome 6, sanVit1, whole genome shotgun sequence. Protein-coding genes within it:
- the LOC144519882 gene encoding zinc-binding protein A33-like — encoded protein: MATACSFLSEDQFQCSICLDVFTEPVSVPCGHNFCKACLTRHWEGKEQCQCPLCNAKFNKGLKLCVNTVFREVVENFKEHNVIANNYSPVKPGQVPCDCCLGNKFKASKTCLVCLASYCETHLEPHLRVPALKRHKLTNPVHNLEDQICKKHNRMLELFCRNDQACVCVLCTEHSSHDMVPLEEAYVNKRVQMGKKKAEVQEMKRKRGKRAQKTKVAVQTKRKGKHEVMANNVGMNQMQASLIWWIPHQFNRHSYYPGNRDFSEGRFYREVQAEGNTGLDIEESMRGMRTFILNPRNENWVIRLGTDTNCSALHEVPVHLFLIRKPERVVVFVDYDAGLVCFVDADTGFLVYSLTGCKFNESMYLFYSPSPTKKNSWAKRLQMGVQKIKEWSQLPDTKFCLLCIVFVLVVCISIALSEHVLNHEKK